From the genome of Neodiprion pinetum isolate iyNeoPine1 chromosome 3, iyNeoPine1.2, whole genome shotgun sequence, one region includes:
- the LOC124213574 gene encoding piggyBac transposable element-derived protein 4-like isoform X2 → MTQRSHETIRSLLRGLPLGTSYEIPWQDEPNNEEAFHEVNDIQDADEDTGLGHKGEIPMDVEYDSYEEQAQHAQGPLHGQFAIEGKNNYKWYANNSEIPVLQVSEISFAKPNGDAKNIRTPLEAWSLLFSNDLLDIIVRHTNEEIRRRAEYKIEDLYRETNLVELKALLGLLYFTGLVRQNPPSEDLWKPLFGIVSFASAIKKRRFYYLLACLTFDDEATRVERRKAHELAPIKEIWDLFILNCTRNYFPSNCCTIDKQFLKFHGQFCSKVYVPDKPNKCGIKIVCMNDVQTSYLISAEPYAGRIPTLAGESVPNYYVRKLSESIHHTGRNITCDNWFMSVDLVREMKIHYNLSMVGTLRKSMCEIPPSFTQNATPGTVRFGFAEGNTLVSYCPGSKKVLILLSSFHKTGLVNVVTGSPEILDFYTRTKEATYRFDQMCQAYTTVRHTSRWPLRIFFDSNCPWENTQVLFDIFFRSDTDGARKRIWQTSEHTVKKIGRVEIRKFSREEGNTGKQRGSDVYDVNRKIIGASSPAASNIGRMGKGQDQPKDKIV, encoded by the exons ATGACGCAGAGAAGTCATGAAACAATTCGTAGTCTTCTTCGAGGGCTACCACTCGGAACGAGTTACGAGATTCCATGGCAAGATGAACCGAATAACGAAGAAGCGTTTCATGAGGTCAATGATATCCAGGATGCAGACGAAGATACCGGGCTCGGCCACAAAGGCGAAATTCCAATGGATGTCGAATATGATTCATACGAAGAGCAGGCACAGCACGCGCAAGGACCATTGCATGGTCAGTTTGCgatagaaggaaaaaataattacaagtgGTACGCGAATAATTCGGAAATACCAGTGCTACAGGTGTCAGAAATTTCTTTTGCTAAACCGAATGGCGATGCGAAGAATATCAGAACACCACTCGAAGCATGgagtttacttttttcaaacgacTTATTGGATATAATCGTTCGGCATACAAATGAAGAAATCCGAAGAAGAGCCGAGTACAAGATTGAAGACCTTTATCGAGAGACAAATTTGGTGGAATTAAAAGCCTTGCTGGGATTATTATACTTCACCGGATTGGTAAGACAGAACCCCCCCTCCGAGGATTTGTGGAAACCACTATTTGGAATCGTTTCGTTCGCATCTGCAATCAAAAAACgtcgattttattatttgttagCATGTCTTACTTTCGACGATGAGGCAACCAGAGTCGAACGACGAAAAGCGCACGAATTAGCGCCTATAAAAGAAATTTGGGAtctatttattttgaattgcACACGAAACTATTTTCCATCTAATTGCTGCACGATTGACAAGCAGTTTCTAAAATTCCACGGACAATTTTGTTCGAAAGTCTACGTTCCTGATAAACCAAACAAGTGTGGTATAAAAATCGTATGCATGAACGATGTACAAACTTCGTATTTAATAAGCGCGGAGCCCTACGCAGGACGGATTCCAACTCTCGCAGGTGAATCTGTGCCGAACTATTACGTGCGAAAATTATCAGAATCAATTCATCATACGGGGCGAAATATCACATGCGATAATTGGTTCATGTCCGTCGATCTTGttcgagaaatgaaaattcactaCAACCTGAGCATGGTTGGCACTCTACGAAAAAGTATGTGCGAAATACCACCATCGTTCACGCAAAACGCGACTCCTGGTACTGTTCGCTTCGGTTTCGCCGAAGGAAATACCTTAGTTTCATATTGCCCGGGTAGTAAAAAAGTccttatattattatcaagtTTTCACAAAACCGGACTAGTGAACGTTGTTACCGGATCACCAGAAATTCTAGATTTTTACACCCGCACGAAAGAAGCCACCTATAGATTCGATCAGATGTGCCAGGCTTACACCACTGTTCGCCATACTTCAAGGTGGCCGctaagaatattttttg atTCAAATTGTCCATGGGAAAATACACAAGTTttattcgacattttttttcgatcggATACAGATGGCGct CGGAAGAGAATATGGCAGACCTCAGAAcacactgtaaaaaaaattggaagagTCGAGATTCGTAAATTCTCTCGCGAAGAAGGAAATACAGGAAAACAAAGGGGTTCGGACGTATACGACGTTAATAGAAAAATCATCGGAGCAAGTTCTCCAGCTGCATCCAACATCGGGCGTATGGGAAAAGGACAAG aTCAACCGAAAGATAAAATTGTCTAA
- the LOC124213574 gene encoding uncharacterized protein isoform X3, producing the protein MTQRSHETIRSLLRGLPLGTSYEIPWQDEPNNEEAFHEVNDIQDADEDTGLGHKGEIPMDVEYDSYEEQAQHAQGPLHGQFAIEGKNNYKWYANNSEIPVLQVSEISFAKPNGDAKNIRTPLEAWSLLFSNDLLDIIVRHTNEEIRRRAEYKIEDLYRETNLVELKALLGLLYFTGLRKRIWQTSEHTVKKIGRVEIRKFSREEGNTGKQRGSDVYDVNRKIIGASSPAASNIGRMGKGQDQPKDKIV; encoded by the exons ATGACGCAGAGAAGTCATGAAACAATTCGTAGTCTTCTTCGAGGGCTACCACTCGGAACGAGTTACGAGATTCCATGGCAAGATGAACCGAATAACGAAGAAGCGTTTCATGAGGTCAATGATATCCAGGATGCAGACGAAGATACCGGGCTCGGCCACAAAGGCGAAATTCCAATGGATGTCGAATATGATTCATACGAAGAGCAGGCACAGCACGCGCAAGGACCATTGCATGGTCAGTTTGCgatagaaggaaaaaataattacaagtgGTACGCGAATAATTCGGAAATACCAGTGCTACAGGTGTCAGAAATTTCTTTTGCTAAACCGAATGGCGATGCGAAGAATATCAGAACACCACTCGAAGCATGgagtttacttttttcaaacgacTTATTGGATATAATCGTTCGGCATACAAATGAAGAAATCCGAAGAAGAGCCGAGTACAAGATTGAAGACCTTTATCGAGAGACAAATTTGGTGGAATTAAAAGCCTTGCTGGGATTATTATACTTCACCGGATTG CGGAAGAGAATATGGCAGACCTCAGAAcacactgtaaaaaaaattggaagagTCGAGATTCGTAAATTCTCTCGCGAAGAAGGAAATACAGGAAAACAAAGGGGTTCGGACGTATACGACGTTAATAGAAAAATCATCGGAGCAAGTTCTCCAGCTGCATCCAACATCGGGCGTATGGGAAAAGGACAAG aTCAACCGAAAGATAAAATTGTCTAA
- the LOC124213574 gene encoding piggyBac transposable element-derived protein 4-like isoform X1 — MTQRSHETIRSLLRGLPLGTSYEIPWQDEPNNEEAFHEVNDIQDADEDTGLGHKGEIPMDVEYDSYEEQAQHAQGPLHGQFAIEGKNNYKWYANNSEIPVLQVSEISFAKPNGDAKNIRTPLEAWSLLFSNDLLDIIVRHTNEEIRRRAEYKIEDLYRETNLVELKALLGLLYFTGLVRQNPPSEDLWKPLFGIVSFASAIKKRRFYYLLACLTFDDEATRVERRKAHELAPIKEIWDLFILNCTRNYFPSNCCTIDKQFLKFHGQFCSKVYVPDKPNKCGIKIVCMNDVQTSYLISAEPYAGRIPTLAGESVPNYYVRKLSESIHHTGRNITCDNWFMSVDLVREMKIHYNLSMVGTLRKSMCEIPPSFTQNATPGTVRFGFAEGNTLVSYCPGSKKVLILLSSFHKTGLVNVVTGSPEILDFYTRTKEATYRFDQMCQAYTTVRHTSRWPLRIFFGMLDHAGVNSLVLYNLQANMITSRINFIKELTYALIQPQLQARTESLVQQPALPLTFQNIRKVQQQRRKTHKTARCAFCTDVRLTAVRCVRCERPSCEAHRITVCKSCNEAI, encoded by the coding sequence ATGACGCAGAGAAGTCATGAAACAATTCGTAGTCTTCTTCGAGGGCTACCACTCGGAACGAGTTACGAGATTCCATGGCAAGATGAACCGAATAACGAAGAAGCGTTTCATGAGGTCAATGATATCCAGGATGCAGACGAAGATACCGGGCTCGGCCACAAAGGCGAAATTCCAATGGATGTCGAATATGATTCATACGAAGAGCAGGCACAGCACGCGCAAGGACCATTGCATGGTCAGTTTGCgatagaaggaaaaaataattacaagtgGTACGCGAATAATTCGGAAATACCAGTGCTACAGGTGTCAGAAATTTCTTTTGCTAAACCGAATGGCGATGCGAAGAATATCAGAACACCACTCGAAGCATGgagtttacttttttcaaacgacTTATTGGATATAATCGTTCGGCATACAAATGAAGAAATCCGAAGAAGAGCCGAGTACAAGATTGAAGACCTTTATCGAGAGACAAATTTGGTGGAATTAAAAGCCTTGCTGGGATTATTATACTTCACCGGATTGGTAAGACAGAACCCCCCCTCCGAGGATTTGTGGAAACCACTATTTGGAATCGTTTCGTTCGCATCTGCAATCAAAAAACgtcgattttattatttgttagCATGTCTTACTTTCGACGATGAGGCAACCAGAGTCGAACGACGAAAAGCGCACGAATTAGCGCCTATAAAAGAAATTTGGGAtctatttattttgaattgcACACGAAACTATTTTCCATCTAATTGCTGCACGATTGACAAGCAGTTTCTAAAATTCCACGGACAATTTTGTTCGAAAGTCTACGTTCCTGATAAACCAAACAAGTGTGGTATAAAAATCGTATGCATGAACGATGTACAAACTTCGTATTTAATAAGCGCGGAGCCCTACGCAGGACGGATTCCAACTCTCGCAGGTGAATCTGTGCCGAACTATTACGTGCGAAAATTATCAGAATCAATTCATCATACGGGGCGAAATATCACATGCGATAATTGGTTCATGTCCGTCGATCTTGttcgagaaatgaaaattcactaCAACCTGAGCATGGTTGGCACTCTACGAAAAAGTATGTGCGAAATACCACCATCGTTCACGCAAAACGCGACTCCTGGTACTGTTCGCTTCGGTTTCGCCGAAGGAAATACCTTAGTTTCATATTGCCCGGGTAGTAAAAAAGTccttatattattatcaagtTTTCACAAAACCGGACTAGTGAACGTTGTTACCGGATCACCAGAAATTCTAGATTTTTACACCCGCACGAAAGAAGCCACCTATAGATTCGATCAGATGTGCCAGGCTTACACCACTGTTCGCCATACTTCAAGGTGGCCGctaagaatattttttggtaTGTTGGATCACGCTGGAGTCAATTCCCTCGTATTGTACAATTTACAAGCGAATATGATAACAAGTCGAATAAACTTCATCAAGGAATTGACTTACGCGCTAATACAACCACAACTTCAAGCTCGCACTGAATCGTTGGTACAGCAACCTGCTCTACCTCTGACGTTTCAAAATATACGGAAAGTTCAACAACAAAGACGCAAAACGCATAAAACAGCACGATGCGCATTCTGTACGGATGTAAGATTAACAGCTGTTCGTTGTGTGCGGTGTGAAAGGCCTAGTTGCGAAGCCCATCGAATTACTGTTTGCAAATCATGTAACGAAGCcatataa